One genomic window of Tenacibaculum tangerinum includes the following:
- a CDS encoding EndoU domain-containing protein has translation MVGKGGRSANGLAQGRVYKIKSWGGTHFLTNIDNINVRIASPKSTLSGNIATYKLPTGETVRKVQLEYYIEETNTWKLKNDASTMWPKSWDIHKIKEVIKEASNNILEFNGINKFRGLSKEGYEIEFYIDGLTNEITTAYLYFD, from the coding sequence TTGGTAGGTAAAGGAGGTAGGAGTGCTAATGGGTTAGCGCAAGGTAGAGTTTATAAAATAAAATCTTGGGGAGGAACCCATTTTTTAACAAATATAGACAACATAAATGTTAGAATAGCAAGTCCAAAAAGTACTTTGTCTGGCAACATAGCAACATATAAATTGCCAACAGGAGAAACCGTTAGAAAAGTGCAATTAGAATATTATATTGAGGAAACCAATACATGGAAATTAAAAAATGATGCAAGTACGATGTGGCCTAAAAGTTGGGATATTCATAAAATCAAAGAAGTTATTAAAGAAGCTTCTAATAATATTTTAGAGTTTAATGGTATCAATAAATTTAGAGGTCTATCAAAAGAAGGGTATGAAATAGAATTTTATATAGATGGGTTAACCAATGAGATTACTACAGCCTATTTATATTTTGATTAA
- a CDS encoding EndoU domain-containing protein: MCFVSAACHLVGCFFLTKNGKEVLTWNSVELVTKEKTGDYKNFFKKVYEESRAKKISPHKYLDELAESVRFRNLRKAAYIKWIEKFEKKFHLHFDGELKLERLSRRDGTQVLRGTGGHNHLVIDKNIRIRRYLTEPVDDKPFDALISVRYKNGQWIDKKAKSSMFPKNWNEKRVKEEIALIYDKMIKEGFELKFPNNKYTGKGSTGFEITIEIDNYGNLTNAYPNIK, encoded by the coding sequence TTGTGTTTTGTTAGTGCAGCCTGCCATTTGGTGGGCTGTTTTTTTTTAACAAAAAACGGTAAGGAGGTATTAACCTGGAATAGTGTAGAACTGGTCACAAAAGAAAAAACGGGAGATTATAAAAACTTTTTTAAGAAAGTATATGAAGAGTCTAGAGCAAAAAAAATAAGTCCACATAAATATTTGGATGAATTGGCAGAATCTGTTAGATTTAGAAACCTTAGGAAAGCTGCATATATTAAATGGATAGAAAAATTTGAGAAAAAATTCCATTTGCATTTTGATGGAGAATTAAAACTTGAAAGATTGAGCAGAAGAGATGGGACTCAGGTCTTAAGAGGTACGGGAGGACATAATCATCTAGTAATTGATAAAAATATTAGGATTAGAAGATATTTAACAGAGCCAGTAGACGACAAACCTTTTGATGCTTTAATAAGTGTTCGGTATAAAAATGGACAATGGATTGATAAAAAGGCTAAATCTAGTATGTTTCCAAAAAACTGGAATGAAAAACGAGTTAAAGAAGAAATAGCTTTGATTTATGATAAAATGATTAAGGAAGGGTTCGAATTAAAGTTTCCAAATAATAAATATACAGGTAAAGGTTCTACAGGTTTTGAGATAACTATTGAAATAGATAATTATGGTAATTTAACAAATGCATATCCAAATATAAAATAA
- a CDS encoding SMI1/KNR4 family protein, whose translation MMIIFDKDYDSVKQEDIENLEKLIGSELPEDYKQHMLKYNGGSIPLWYEYIFIHNKRELSLEGFHQLKYGDDNVESYFGHKHDFLYPNLLPIGAITGGYIAMGYQQENKGEIYVYFSDEDPYKIANSFNEFIEGIEVREI comes from the coding sequence ATGATGATAATATTTGATAAAGATTATGATTCTGTAAAACAAGAGGACATTGAAAACTTAGAAAAATTAATAGGTAGTGAGTTACCTGAAGATTACAAACAACATATGCTAAAATATAATGGAGGGAGTATCCCTTTATGGTATGAATATATTTTTATTCATAATAAAAGGGAATTATCTTTGGAAGGTTTTCATCAATTAAAATATGGTGATGACAATGTCGAATCATATTTTGGACACAAGCATGATTTCTTATACCCAAATTTGTTACCAATAGGAGCTATTACAGGGGGGTATATAGCTATGGGATATCAACAGGAGAATAAAGGAGAGATATATGTGTATTTTTCTGATGAAGATCCATATAAAATAGCTAATTCATTTAATGAATTTATTGAAGGTATAGAGGTTAGAGAGATTTAA